A segment of the Cellvibrio sp. KY-YJ-3 genome:
CAAGTGGCCGACATGGTGATCGAGAAAGCCAAGCGTTTGGTTGAACACAAAAAAGACGTAGTGATTCTGCTCGACTCTATCACCCGTTTGGCGCGCGCGTACAACACTGTGATTCCTTCATCCGGTAAAGTATTGACCGGTGGTGTGGATGCGCATGCGCTGGAGCGCCCCAAGCGTTTCTTTGGTGCGGCGCGTAACATCGAGGAAGGTGGCAGTTTGAGTATTATCGCCACTGCACTGGTTGATACCGGCTCCAAAATGGATGAAGTGATTTACGAAGAATTTAAAGGTACCGGCAACCTGGAATTGCACCTTGATCGCAAAATTGCGGAAAAGCGTATTTATCCCGCAATTAACGTGCGTCGCTCCGGCACTCGCCGCGAAGACTTATTGATGAAAGAAGATGAGTTGCAGCGCGCCTGGATTCTGCGTCGTTTGTTGAACGATATGGAAGACGTTGCCGCAACAGAATTTTTACTCGATAAGTTGAAAGATTTCAAAACCAACGACGAATTCTTTATGTCGATGAAACGCAAGTAATCCCTCCCAGCCTCCCCCTTGAATAGGGGGAGGTTGTGTGTGGATTTAAAATTGTAGCTTGTAGCCCGTATGGAGCGCAGCGTAATGCGGGAAATTCAAACCCGTATTTACTGCACTCGATACGGGTTTTTCTTTTTTTACGGTGTTCTTTTTTACTTTTATTTTTTAACAGTTTTTATAATTTCGATTTTTTTAACTTTGGCTTTACGACTCGGGTTGTCAAGAATATGAAATACAAAGACCTAAGGGATTTTATCGATTTGCTGGAGGCGCGCGGTTTATTAAAACGCATCAAGCAAGAAATCGACCCCAACCTTGAAATGACTGAAATTTGCGACCGCACGCTGCGCGCCGGTGGCCCAGCGTTGCTGTTTGAAAATCCCAAAGGTTATACCATTCCGGTGCTGGCCAACTTATTTGGCACCCCCGAGCGAGTGGCTTTGGGCATGGGGCAGGAGTCGGTAAGTGCGCTGCGCGAGGTGGGCAAGTTGCTCGCCTTTTTAAAAGAGCCGGAACCACCTAAAGGTTTTAAAGATGCCTGGGATAAATTGCCTTTATTTAAACAGGTATTAAATCTGGCTCCCAAAGTATTGGGCAAAGCCCAGTGTCAGGATGTGGTGCTGGAAGGCGATGCCGTCAATTTGGATCTGTTGCCAATTCAAACTTGTTGGCCGGGTGATGCCGGGCCCTTGGTGACTTGGCCGCTTGTTGTTACCCGTGGGCCGCACAAAGAGCGGCAGAACCTGGGTATTTACCGCATGCAAAAAATCGGTAAAAACCGGCTGATTATGCGCTGGCTTTCCCATCGCGGCGGTGCGTTGGATTTTCGCGAATTTCAAATTCAAAACCCCGGCAAAAATTATCCCGTTGCAGTTGCTCTCGGTGCTGATCCCGCAACTATTCTTGGAGCGGTAACACCAGTGCCGGATACTTTGTCTGAATACGGTTTTGCCGGATTGTTGCGCGGCGATAAAACTGAAGTAGTGAAATGTATCGGCAACGATTTACAAGTGCCGGCATCGGCCGAGTTTATTTTGGAAGGCTATATTGCACCCAATGATCTGGCGCCCGAGGGGCCATTTGGCGATCACACCGGTTATTACAACGAAGTGGATAATTTTCCGGTATTTACCGTCGAGCGTATTACCCATCGTCGCAATCCAATTTATCACAGCACTTACACTGGCCGTCCGCCGGATGAACCCGCTATTCTCGGTGTGGCACTCAACGAAGTGTTTGTGCCGATTTTGCAAAAACAATTTCCGGAAATTGTGGATTTTTATTTGCCACCCGAAGGCTGTTCTTATCGCATGGCGGTGGTCACAATGAAAAAACAATATCCCGGTCACGCCAAGCGGGTGATGATGGGGGTGTGGAGTTTTCTGCGGCAATTTATGTACACCAAATTTGTGATTGTCACCGACGATGATATTAATGCGCGCGATTGGAATGATGTGATTTGGGCGATGACCACGCGCATGGACCCGGCGCGCGACACAGTGATGATTGAAAATACACCGATTGATTATCTCGATTTTGCCTCGCCGGTTTCCGGTTTGGGTTCCAAAATTGGTTTTGATGCCACTAACAAATGGCCCGGTGAAACTGTGCGCGAATGGGGCACACCTATTGTGATGGATGAACAGGTAAAAGCGCGGGTTGATGAGATCTGGAATGAATTGGGCATAGATTTGCCATCCGCCTATTAATAACCGGAGTGTGCGATGAGTTTGCAAGAAGAGTGTTTTCTCGATTGCCCCTACTGCGGCGAGCCGATCAGTGTGCTGGTGGACTGCTCGCTGGAGCAGCAAACCTATGTGGAAGATTGCCAGGTCTGCTGCCAGCCAATGGTGTTACAGGTGACAGTTGATGAAGAGGGTATAGCAAGTGTTTACGCCCAGCGTGAGGATGAATA
Coding sequences within it:
- a CDS encoding CPXCG motif-containing cysteine-rich protein, with the protein product MSLQEECFLDCPYCGEPISVLVDCSLEQQTYVEDCQVCCQPMVLQVTVDEEGIASVYAQREDE
- the ubiD gene encoding 4-hydroxy-3-polyprenylbenzoate decarboxylase; the encoded protein is MKYKDLRDFIDLLEARGLLKRIKQEIDPNLEMTEICDRTLRAGGPALLFENPKGYTIPVLANLFGTPERVALGMGQESVSALREVGKLLAFLKEPEPPKGFKDAWDKLPLFKQVLNLAPKVLGKAQCQDVVLEGDAVNLDLLPIQTCWPGDAGPLVTWPLVVTRGPHKERQNLGIYRMQKIGKNRLIMRWLSHRGGALDFREFQIQNPGKNYPVAVALGADPATILGAVTPVPDTLSEYGFAGLLRGDKTEVVKCIGNDLQVPASAEFILEGYIAPNDLAPEGPFGDHTGYYNEVDNFPVFTVERITHRRNPIYHSTYTGRPPDEPAILGVALNEVFVPILQKQFPEIVDFYLPPEGCSYRMAVVTMKKQYPGHAKRVMMGVWSFLRQFMYTKFVIVTDDDINARDWNDVIWAMTTRMDPARDTVMIENTPIDYLDFASPVSGLGSKIGFDATNKWPGETVREWGTPIVMDEQVKARVDEIWNELGIDLPSAY